The stretch of DNA CACGTTGATGCCCAGCATGGCGGCGTTCTCGTGGGCGTTGTTCGTGCGGATCACGCGGGCGCCGGGGCAGTGGGCGCGGACGTGGCGGATCATGGCGGCCTTGAGCCACTTGCCCAGGCCCTGCCCGCGCTCTGACGGGCGCACGGCGGTTGCCCCCTGGTAGACGAGGGCGGCGCGCTCGGGGCTCCAGAAGACTTCCGTGTACCCGGCGAGCTGGCCCGTGCGGGTGTCCTCGGCGGCCATCAGTGGGCGGACCTCCCCGGCCTCGGCGATCATGTCGTCCCAGGCGCGGATCATCTCGGGCGTGATCTGGAAGTCGTCCACGTCGAGGTCGCCGCGCGGGGCGGTGTTCATCACCATGAACACGTCCGCCGCCCGCTCCAGAACCTCCTCCGGGATGCGCTCCCAGACGTGCAGGCGGTAGGCCTCCCCCGCGGGGCGGGTCACCCAGGCGTCCAGCAGCGAGTCCGGAACGGCGGCGAGGTCGAGCTGGCTCTGGCGCAGGACCAGGGCGGGCTCGGCCCCCAGGCGGCGGGCGAAGGCTTCCCCGGCAGGGAGGCGGTCCGTGGTGCCGAAGGTGATCAGGCGGCGGCCTTCCCGCCGGGCGACCTCCTCCAGCGCGCGGGCGAGGTCGCGGCCCAGGCCCCGGCGGCGCCAGGCCGGGTGGACGATCAGCCGGGCGTGGGCGGCGTGCCGGTTCTGGGTGAGGCTGTACTCCAGCTTGGCCCAGCCGAGCGCCCGCGCTCCTTGCTCGTCCCAGACGACGAAGTGCGTCATGGCGTCGCCGGGAGTGAGTTGGGTCAGGCTGACGGCCTCACGCGCGGGGAGGTGGGGAGGCTCCTCCGGATAGGCGAAGGCGTGGCTCTCGGTGAGGAGGTGCCCGACCGCCAGCCGCGCCGCTGGGGACGCCGCCACGGGGTCGAACGGGGTCACGGTCAGGGTGCGCGTCGTCATGGGGCCAGTGTGTGCTCCCTGGCCGGGGAGTGCATCCGCAAGGTGGCGGAGGGGAACTAAGTGTTTCGGAGGTCAGGCGGAGGTGCCGAGCTGCCCCGCCAGAAACCCCATCAGTCCCCGGATGTACTCCCGGTCGAAGCGGAACTCCACCCCCGCCGCCCGGTACAGCTCGGGAACGGGGACGGTGTTCCCCAGGCGCAGGCTCGCCTTGTAATTCTCCAGGGCGCGGGCCGGGTCCGCCTGGGACGAGCGCCACACCCCCACGGCGGCGAGGTAACACATCGCGTATTCGATGTAATAAAACGGCGCCCGGAAGATGTGGTAATACTGCCAGCCCTTCGCCCGCACCCCCTCGTCCAGGCCCTCCCAGTTCACGAAGGGGTGGAAGGTCCGGTCGAGGTCGAGCCACTTCGCGTTGAGGTCGGCGACCGTCACGTCCTCCCCCGCCTCGGCGTAGAGCCAGTGCTGGAAGGCGTCCATCTGGGCGGCCCAGGGCAGGAAGGCGACGACGCCCTGAAGCTGCTTCTCGCGGTAGCGGGCGAGTTCACTGGGCGAGAAGACGTGTCCGAGGTGGTCCAGGGTCAGGAACTCCATCGCCATGCTGGGAATCTCGATGAACTCGATGGGGCTCCAGCGGTTCCACACCAGGGGCTGGGCGTCCCCGCTCAGGAAGCCGTGAAAGGCGTGCCCGACCTCGTGGAAGAGCACCCGCACGTCCTCGGCGGTGCCCACCACGTTCATCAGCACGAAGGGCTCGTTGGTGACCGGGAAATACTGGCAGTACGCGTGCGTCATCTTGCCCGGGCGCGATTCGAGGTCGAGCAGCCCGCCCCGCAGGGCCCGGAAGCGCCCGCCGAGTTCGGGATCGAGCCCATCGAAGGCCGTCTGCGCCAGGGCTTCGAGTTCTTCCCCGGTGCGGAAGGGTTTCAGTGACTCCCGCCCCTCCGGGTCGAGGAGGTTGCTGCGGTTGTAGTCCCAGGGGCGCACCGAGTCGAGGCCGAGCCGCCCGGCGATGTCCGCCAGCATCCGCCCGGCGAGGGGCACCACCTCATCCCGCACCGCCGCGTGGAAGGCGAGGCAGTCTTCCGGCGTGTAGTCCACCCGGTCGAGGCGCTTCCACATGTAGTCGCGGAAGTTGACGAGATCGGCATTGCGGGCGAGTTGCCGCCGCGTTGCCAGCAGGTCGAGCAGCAGAGCGTCGAGGTCGGGCGCGATGTCCATGTGGCTCGTCGCCAGCGCCCGCCACGCCTCCTCGCGCCCTTGGCGGTCGGGGCTGTCGCCGCGCTGCTTCGCCTGGGGCACGGTCAGGGTCTCTCCCCGCAACGTCACCTGCTGGTTGCCCGTGATGACCCCGTGACGGTTCATCTGGGCCGCGTGCGTGACCTCCAGCTCCACGTTCGCCTCGCGGAAGAGGGCGGCGGCGTCCTGAAAGCGGCGGTAGGTCAGGGCGAAGCCGGGGGCGGGCACGTACCCCGGCACCGCGAGAAGCTTCTCGGTGAGGGCGTGGTCGGCCCGCTGGCTCGGCGGCACGACCTCTTCCAGGAAGGCCGCGTAGCGTGCCTGGACCGCCCCGTCGTCCGTGTGGAGGTCCGCGCGGGTGGCGAGCCTCGCGCCCACGCCCATCAGTTCGGCGGTCAGCGCGCTCCACCCGGCGAGCCAGGCGGGCACGTCATCGGGGGTCAGGTCGGCGGCCTGAAGCCGGGCGTAGCGGGGGGCGAAGGTCTCCCAGCGGCTCTGGTCCTCGCGCACGTTCAGCACGCGCTCGGTGGCGGTGGTGGTCATGGCGCCGAGTCTACGCCGCGGCCCGAATGTCGGCCCTTCCCGACCCGCGCCCGTCCCGGCCCTCTAGACTTCCCCCCGTGAACGACTCCGCGACCCCCCCGGGCCCCCCCACCGTCCTCGTCGTCGTGGGGGGCAGCATGGCGGCGGTGAAGGCCCCGAGCGTGCTGAGGCGGCTGCGCGAGCGCGGCGCGCGGGTGCGGGTGATCGCCACGCGGGCGTCTCTCGCCTTCATCACCGAACTCAGCCTGGCGACGGCGGCGGACGGTGAGGTGGCGACCGACGGGACGTGGTTTACGGCCCGCCCCGACGCCCAGCACCTCACCCTCGCGCGGGCGGACGCGGTGGTCGTCGTGGGCGCCTCCGCCGACCTCCTCGCGCGGGCGGCGACCGGGCGCGGGGACGACCTCGCCTCGGCCACCCTCCTGAGCGTCCGCGCCCCCGTCCTGTGGGTCCCAGCGATGAACGAGCGCATGTGGGAGCACCCGGCGGTGCGGGCGAACGCGGAGCGGCTGCGCGGGTGGGGCCATACCTTCCTGGGCCCGGTCTCCGGCGCCTTCGGCTCGCGCGGGGAGGGCACGGGGATGGGCCGGATGGCCGAGCCCGAGGACATCGCGGCGGCCACCCTCGCCCTGCTCGCTCCCGCCGCGCCGCGCGACCTGGAGGGCGTGAGGATCGTCGTCTCCGCCGGGCCGACCCGCGAGTACCTCGACCCCGTGCGCTTCATCAGCAACCCGTCGAGCGGCAAGATGGGCTTCGCGGTGGCCGGGGAGGCGCGCGACCGGGGGGCGGAGGTGACGCTGGTGACGGGCCCGGTGAGCCTCCCCGACCCACCCGGCGTGCGGGTGGTCCGCATCGAGAGCGCCCTGGAGCTGCGGGACGCGGTGGTGGGGGCGGCGCGGGATGCGGGCGTGGTCGTGATGACGGCGGCGGTCGCCGACTACCGGGCTGCCGAGCGCGCAGGCGAGAAGCAGGCCAAGGTGGCGGGGGACGTGACGGTCCACCTTACCCCCAACCCCGACATCCTCGCCGAATTGGGCGCGCAGAAGGGGGAGCGGGTGCTCGTCGGCTTTGCGATGGAGACCCACGCCGGAGTCGAGCGGGCGGCCCTCAAGGCGCGGCGCAAGAACGCCGACTTCATCCTGCTCAACTACCCCACCCGTGAGGGCACCGCGTTCGGCGGCGACGACAACGAGGTCACCCTCGTGCGCCCCGACGGCTCCCATGAGGCGTGGCCCCGCCTGAGCAAGCGCGAGGTGGCCCGGAGGCTGCTGGACGAGGCGCTGCGCGTGCGCGGAGGGCGGCAGGAAGCCTGACAGCGGGACCGCCCCCGACCGCCGCTGTTGAATTATTCAGGCCCCGTGCATAAGATGGCGTGTGCTCAGCAAGGAACAGCGCCAGAAGCGCATTCAGGACATCATCGCGCGGGAGAGCGTCTCCACGCAGGCCGAACTCGTCGAGCGGCTGCGCGCGGAGGGCGTGCAGGTGACCCAGGCGACGGTCAGCCGCGACATCAACGAGCTGCGGCTGGTGCGGCTGCCCATCGGCAAGGGGAGGCACCGCTACGCCCTCGCGCAGGTGAGCGGGCACAACGACGTGCGCGACCAGCTCGAACGCCTCTTCCAGAACTTCGTGCGCGACGTGGACCGGGGCGAGAACATGCTCGTGATCCGCACCGCCGACGGCCATGCCACGGGGGTCGCCCTGCTGCTCGACAAGCTGCGCCGCGACGACATCGTGGGCACCATCGCCGGGGAGGACACCATCTTCGTCGTCGCCCGCACGACCGCCGAGGGCGAGGCCCTGATGGAGGAACTCAACGCCCTGATGCTGGGGTGAGGTGACGCCTGTACGGCTTCTGTCAGAGGGGCGTGCCTACAGTGAGCCCAGATGAAAAGGCTCCTGCTGCTCCCCACCCTCCTCCTGGCCGCCTGTGCCCCGATGGCCGCGCCCGCCTCGCCCCTCGCGCCGGGCGACGTCCTGACCCTGACCGGCACGACCAAGGGCAAGGAGGCCGTGAACGTGACGTTGACGGTGCGCGGCAAGGGCGAGCGCGACCGGGACGGCGACTGGGAGTACGGCGCCGACGGGGCCGAGTCCGATTCGGCCCTGATCTACGTGGACGGCGAGGAGGACTTCGTGGTGGCCCTCGACAGCTCCGAGATTCTGGACGACGGCGGCACGCGGCACGAAACGATCCTGGCGTGTTTCGCGTCCCCCAGCGGTCCCGGCTGGCGCACGGCGGAGGGCTATCTGGTTCAGGGGGACAAGACGTCCTTCGAGATTCTGGGACAGCGGCTCAAGGGCCAGTCGGGCCTGGCGGGGCTCCGGACGCTCTCCGAGAACGCCGGGGACTGCCTGATCACCCGCAAGTAGGGACGTCGGCGCCGAGGGGTCAGGAACGCCTCCGCTCAGATGGGCTTTTCTCCTCCCACCTCAGCCGTCCGCCCGCACCGCGACCGTCCCGT from Deinococcus aestuarii encodes:
- a CDS encoding GNAT family N-acetyltransferase, whose translation is MTTRTLTVTPFDPVAASPAARLAVGHLLTESHAFAYPEEPPHLPAREAVSLTQLTPGDAMTHFVVWDEQGARALGWAKLEYSLTQNRHAAHARLIVHPAWRRRGLGRDLARALEEVARREGRRLITFGTTDRLPAGEAFARRLGAEPALVLRQSQLDLAAVPDSLLDAWVTRPAGEAYRLHVWERIPEEVLERAADVFMVMNTAPRGDLDVDDFQITPEMIRAWDDMIAEAGEVRPLMAAEDTRTGQLAGYTEVFWSPERAALVYQGATAVRPSERGQGLGKWLKAAMIRHVRAHCPGARVIRTNNAHENAAMLGINVALGFTPWAEFTEWQVRLDG
- a CDS encoding M3 family oligoendopeptidase, with protein sequence MTTTATERVLNVREDQSRWETFAPRYARLQAADLTPDDVPAWLAGWSALTAELMGVGARLATRADLHTDDGAVQARYAAFLEEVVPPSQRADHALTEKLLAVPGYVPAPGFALTYRRFQDAAALFREANVELEVTHAAQMNRHGVITGNQQVTLRGETLTVPQAKQRGDSPDRQGREEAWRALATSHMDIAPDLDALLLDLLATRRQLARNADLVNFRDYMWKRLDRVDYTPEDCLAFHAAVRDEVVPLAGRMLADIAGRLGLDSVRPWDYNRSNLLDPEGRESLKPFRTGEELEALAQTAFDGLDPELGGRFRALRGGLLDLESRPGKMTHAYCQYFPVTNEPFVLMNVVGTAEDVRVLFHEVGHAFHGFLSGDAQPLVWNRWSPIEFIEIPSMAMEFLTLDHLGHVFSPSELARYREKQLQGVVAFLPWAAQMDAFQHWLYAEAGEDVTVADLNAKWLDLDRTFHPFVNWEGLDEGVRAKGWQYYHIFRAPFYYIEYAMCYLAAVGVWRSSQADPARALENYKASLRLGNTVPVPELYRAAGVEFRFDREYIRGLMGFLAGQLGTSA
- the coaBC gene encoding bifunctional phosphopantothenoylcysteine decarboxylase/phosphopantothenate--cysteine ligase CoaBC, with product MNDSATPPGPPTVLVVVGGSMAAVKAPSVLRRLRERGARVRVIATRASLAFITELSLATAADGEVATDGTWFTARPDAQHLTLARADAVVVVGASADLLARAATGRGDDLASATLLSVRAPVLWVPAMNERMWEHPAVRANAERLRGWGHTFLGPVSGAFGSRGEGTGMGRMAEPEDIAAATLALLAPAAPRDLEGVRIVVSAGPTREYLDPVRFISNPSSGKMGFAVAGEARDRGAEVTLVTGPVSLPDPPGVRVVRIESALELRDAVVGAARDAGVVVMTAAVADYRAAERAGEKQAKVAGDVTVHLTPNPDILAELGAQKGERVLVGFAMETHAGVERAALKARRKNADFILLNYPTREGTAFGGDDNEVTLVRPDGSHEAWPRLSKREVARRLLDEALRVRGGRQEA
- the argR gene encoding arginine repressor, producing the protein MLSKEQRQKRIQDIIARESVSTQAELVERLRAEGVQVTQATVSRDINELRLVRLPIGKGRHRYALAQVSGHNDVRDQLERLFQNFVRDVDRGENMLVIRTADGHATGVALLLDKLRRDDIVGTIAGEDTIFVVARTTAEGEALMEELNALMLG